GTTTTGTGTTATTCTGGCTTTCAAACTATATTTTTTTCTAGGTTCGTGGCGGCTTCTTGAGGCGCTCGCTTTCGCGCTTGCTCTCTCTCGACCGCTTTACTAATCTAACAATCCTTCCATTGCTTGTCAAGCTTTTGGATAATCTTTTTTTGAAAATTCAATTTCCTTTGCAACGCAAGGGTTTTGGCTACTAGATAAGGTAAGCTTAACAGCAACGCGGTTCAGTCAGGGACTTCTGAAAGACCAAGAACCTGGATTTAATAAAGCGAGTTTTTATTTTGAAACAGTACTACTATTAAGAGTATTAAGAGCGGAAACTGACTCATATAACTTAGCCGTCCAAACAGCAATACTGAAATGTTCTTTACCCTACCAAGTAATTCCTGTAGTTACGCTGAATGAATAGCGCTAGTTACATTAATCAAACATATGATTAAATCGGGATTGATTTAAAATGCTTATTTATGACTTGGTTTTATTCATAGTCTGAGTTATTTCAAGGTAGATATGCTCTAAACTTACAGATTGGTAAGCTATTGATTTCAAAGTAATCCCATCAAAAATAGCAATAATTTCTTTTAACTCTAAATGTTTAGGTAGCCAAAAAGCTAAGTCTTTACCATAGTGACGATAGGTAAATCCATGTTCGATGGCACGAGCGATCGTATTTTTTTCATCTGAACTTTGCACAAATAGGATTTCCTGTGCAGGAATTAGTTTACGAAGCTCAACTAAACTGCCTTCTGCTGCAATTCTACCATCCTTAAGTATACCTATTTTTTGACAGAGCCTTTCGGCTTCGTCTAATAAGTGGGTAGTTAATAAAATAGTAATGCCTTGATTTTTTAAGTCTTTGATTAACTCCCATATTTCATAGCGAGCTTCTATATCCAAACCAGTTGTTGGCTCATCTAAAATAACCAGTTTTGGTTGATGGATTAAGGCAACTGCAATATTTAATCTCCGCTGCATTCCTCCGCTAAGAGTTTCTACAGGGCTAGTTGCTCTATCCAATAAATTAACTGCTTCCAAGCATTTTTGAATTTGTTGACGCCGATGTTTACCTCTTAGCCCATAAATTCGAGCAAAGAAATCTAGGTTTTCTTGGCAACTTAAACTTTTATAAAGTAAATTCTCTTGTGGTACGACCCCAATCAGGGGTTTGGTATTGTCAGAAATGGGTTGATTATTAATTGTTACTTTTCCACTATCTGGCTTAAGCAAGTTACATATAATATTGATAGCGGTTGTTTTACCAGCACCATTAGGCCCCAACAATCCGTAAATCTCACCTGTTAAAATATAAAAGTTTAAATTTCGTAATACTTTATAATTTCCGTAAACTTTATTAAGATTTTCAATTTGTAGCATATATAATACTTATTTATAACACTAAATTATTTTAATTTTATTGTAAATCAGTTGTTTTGCATCACTATTTTTTATTTATAACAGGTAAATTTATAGTCGTTTTTCAATACTTAACATTCGACGGTAAGACAGCCATCCTATCATAACCATTAAAATAGCAAATATAGACAGAAAAGTTAGATTTGATGCAATTTGAGATAATTTATTACCGTTAGCTGATACCTCTATTAATGCGTAAACCATGTGATAAACGGGATTAAATTTAGCTAAATCGAGCAGGATTTTCGGAAATACAAAGGAAGGAATGAAGGCTCCACCCAAAATTAACAAAGGCACTCCAAAAGCAGCAACTAAAGAGTTTACATCTTCTGTGCGTCGAGCAAATTGTGTACCGAGAATAAATCCTACACCAACATACGAGATAATGCTGAGAAGAATTATGGCTGCGCCCAGGAG
This window of the Leptolyngbyaceae cyanobacterium genome carries:
- a CDS encoding ABC transporter ATP-binding protein codes for the protein MLQIENLNKVYGNYKVLRNLNFYILTGEIYGLLGPNGAGKTTAINIICNLLKPDSGKVTINNQPISDNTKPLIGVVPQENLLYKSLSCQENLDFFARIYGLRGKHRRQQIQKCLEAVNLLDRATSPVETLSGGMQRRLNIAVALIHQPKLVILDEPTTGLDIEARYEIWELIKDLKNQGITILLTTHLLDEAERLCQKIGILKDGRIAAEGSLVELRKLIPAQEILFVQSSDEKNTIARAIEHGFTYRHYGKDLAFWLPKHLELKEIIAIFDGITLKSIAYQSVSLEHIYLEITQTMNKTKS